Proteins encoded together in one Alteribacter keqinensis window:
- a CDS encoding DUF4479 domain-containing protein: MKAYYNLDGIGDILILKLKETEKQNETWKRINGVTCFYDKDSKEVTGYNVFDFSSYGEISGKGEVTFTDEIKEAVNLALKQNKVDERI; this comes from the coding sequence ATGAAAGCCTATTATAATCTCGATGGAATCGGTGACATTCTGATTCTGAAGCTTAAAGAAACAGAGAAACAGAATGAGACATGGAAACGGATAAACGGAGTGACTTGCTTTTACGATAAAGACTCAAAAGAAGTAACAGGCTACAATGTGTTTGACTTCTCAAGTTACGGTGAAATTTCAGGTAAAGGAGAAGTTACCTTTACAGACGAGATAAAAGAAGCGGTGAACCTTGCACTTAAACAAAACAAGGTTGACGAAAGAATATAG
- a CDS encoding M42 family metallopeptidase, with protein sequence MNQETYQMFETLTQLPGAPGFEHQVRKYMKRELEKYSDEVIQDGLGGVFGVKKGDENGPKVMVAGHMDEVGFMVTQITDKGLIRFQTLGGWWSQVLLAQRLHIITENGPVTGVVGSIPPHLLDEAKRKKPMDIKHMYIDIGADDRADAERIGIKPGQQIVPVCPMERMANEKKILTKAWDNRYGCGLAIELLKELKDEKTPNILYSGATVQEEVGLRGAQVAANMIEPDIFFAMDASPANDASGEKDAFGHLGKGALLRIFDRTMITHRGMREFILDTAESNNIPYQFFISQGGTDAGRVHTSGSGVPSAVIGICSRYIHTSSSIVHVDDYAAAKELITTLARKMDRTTVESIRSNS encoded by the coding sequence ACATCAGGTTCGTAAGTATATGAAGAGAGAGCTTGAAAAGTACAGTGATGAAGTTATTCAGGACGGGCTCGGCGGAGTTTTCGGAGTAAAAAAAGGGGACGAAAACGGGCCTAAAGTGATGGTCGCAGGCCACATGGATGAAGTCGGTTTTATGGTTACCCAGATCACAGACAAAGGTCTTATCCGCTTCCAGACCCTTGGAGGCTGGTGGAGCCAGGTACTTCTGGCCCAGCGCCTGCACATTATTACAGAAAACGGTCCTGTAACAGGGGTTGTAGGATCAATTCCTCCACACCTTCTTGATGAAGCGAAGCGTAAAAAGCCGATGGATATTAAGCATATGTACATTGATATCGGAGCCGATGACCGTGCGGATGCTGAGCGAATCGGGATCAAGCCCGGGCAGCAGATCGTGCCGGTATGTCCGATGGAACGAATGGCAAACGAGAAAAAAATCCTTACGAAAGCATGGGATAACCGTTACGGTTGCGGTCTTGCCATTGAGCTCTTAAAAGAGCTTAAAGATGAAAAGACCCCGAATATCCTTTATTCAGGGGCAACGGTGCAGGAAGAAGTGGGACTTCGCGGTGCCCAGGTAGCTGCGAACATGATCGAACCGGACATTTTCTTCGCAATGGATGCTAGTCCTGCAAACGATGCTTCCGGAGAAAAAGACGCATTCGGCCACCTTGGAAAAGGAGCCCTTCTTCGTATTTTTGACCGTACGATGATCACTCACCGCGGGATGAGAGAGTTTATCCTGGACACTGCAGAATCCAACAACATTCCTTATCAGTTCTTTATTTCCCAAGGAGGAACCGATGCCGGGCGCGTTCACACCTCAGGAAGCGGTGTGCCATCTGCGGTTATCGGCATCTGCTCCCGCTACATCCACACGTCTTCTTCCATCGTACACGTGGACGATTACGCAGCGGCAAAAGAGCTGATTACAACCCTTGCAAGAAAAATGGATCGCACAACAGTGGAGTCCATTCGTTCCAATTCATAA
- a CDS encoding PTS transporter subunit IIC — protein sequence MRDFLRKKGVEPSFQRYIIDALSYMALGLFSSLIIGLIIQTAGIQLHISWLESVGTTAMGLMGPAIGVAVAYGLKAPRLVLFAAVISGAAGAELGGPAGAFAAALISTEFGKLVSEETKIDIIVTPFVTILTGVGAATFIGPGIQTGMGQFGQLVMWATEQQPFLMGILVAVLMGLALTAPISSAAIAIMLGLEGIAAGAAAVGCAAQMVGFAVSSYRENKWSGIVALGIGTSMLQIANVVKNPWILLPPTMTAAILGPLSTVVFQMENSKEGAGMGTSGFVGQIMAFNTMGFTAEVALMVVLLHIAGPAVISILLSEYLRNRGVIQFGDMKINQS from the coding sequence ATGCGGGACTTTTTGAGGAAAAAAGGCGTTGAGCCTTCTTTCCAGCGATACATTATTGATGCCCTCAGCTATATGGCTCTTGGGTTGTTTTCATCTTTGATTATTGGATTGATCATCCAGACGGCAGGGATTCAGCTGCATATTTCCTGGCTTGAGTCTGTGGGTACAACCGCTATGGGTCTGATGGGACCGGCCATCGGGGTAGCAGTGGCCTATGGATTAAAAGCGCCGAGACTCGTATTGTTTGCGGCGGTAATATCCGGTGCTGCCGGAGCAGAGCTTGGGGGCCCGGCGGGTGCTTTTGCTGCCGCATTGATCTCTACCGAATTCGGCAAGCTTGTATCAGAAGAAACGAAGATCGATATTATTGTGACTCCCTTTGTGACCATTTTGACCGGTGTAGGGGCTGCCACCTTTATCGGTCCAGGCATCCAGACAGGCATGGGGCAGTTCGGACAGCTCGTCATGTGGGCGACTGAACAGCAGCCGTTTTTAATGGGGATTCTTGTGGCTGTTTTAATGGGCCTTGCTTTAACAGCCCCCATATCCAGTGCCGCTATCGCTATCATGCTCGGTCTTGAAGGAATTGCCGCCGGTGCAGCAGCTGTCGGCTGTGCGGCCCAGATGGTTGGCTTCGCCGTGAGCAGCTACAGAGAAAATAAATGGTCGGGCATTGTAGCTCTCGGCATAGGGACATCGATGCTCCAGATTGCCAATGTGGTGAAAAATCCGTGGATTCTGCTGCCTCCTACCATGACCGCGGCCATTCTCGGTCCGTTGTCGACCGTTGTGTTCCAGATGGAAAATTCCAAAGAAGGTGCCGGCATGGGCACAAGCGGTTTTGTAGGACAGATCATGGCATTTAATACGATGGGATTTACAGCTGAGGTTGCTCTTATGGTTGTTCTCCTGCACATTGCTGGACCTGCTGTTATAAGTATTTTATTATCGGAGTATCTGAGGAACCGAGGCGTTATCCAATTCGGAGATATGAAAATTAACCAATCCTAG
- a CDS encoding DUF1444 domain-containing protein, with amino-acid sequence MKPLAIKRLLDENLKDDPFITSYNRDNEAYRVADKETKKGITVSLNPLADKFKKDEKKALDEVLHYIREGVNAMSTSVGVKGKENQIFPVIRSTSFPEESSEGVKLLSSEHTAESRVYYAFDLGKTYVLLNEDHLAQEQLTQKEIEEAALFNLRSLKAPMKSDTVAGNTFYFVNTNDGYDASRILNEALLKEMDKKAKGQLTVSIPHQDVLIFGDIQNERGYDVLAQMAFSFYAKGTSPITALPFMYEKSELEPIFILAQRKPKE; translated from the coding sequence ATGAAACCTTTAGCAATTAAACGACTGCTCGACGAAAATTTAAAGGACGATCCATTTATTACGTCCTATAATCGAGATAACGAAGCATACAGAGTGGCAGATAAAGAAACGAAAAAAGGGATTACGGTCTCCTTGAATCCTTTAGCTGATAAATTTAAAAAAGACGAGAAAAAAGCGCTCGATGAAGTGCTTCATTATATCCGTGAAGGTGTAAACGCCATGAGTACCTCCGTTGGTGTTAAAGGCAAAGAGAATCAGATCTTTCCGGTGATTCGTTCTACATCCTTTCCAGAGGAAAGCTCTGAAGGTGTAAAGCTTTTGTCGTCGGAGCACACAGCTGAATCCCGTGTTTACTATGCCTTTGACCTGGGAAAAACATATGTACTTCTAAATGAAGATCACCTTGCTCAGGAACAGCTCACGCAAAAAGAAATAGAAGAGGCAGCCCTTTTCAATCTGCGTTCCCTTAAAGCACCGATGAAATCCGATACTGTGGCAGGCAACACATTTTATTTTGTAAATACGAACGACGGGTATGATGCCAGCAGAATCTTAAACGAGGCGTTATTAAAAGAAATGGACAAGAAAGCAAAAGGACAGCTGACTGTATCGATTCCTCATCAGGACGTTCTCATATTCGGGGATATCCAGAATGAACGAGGGTATGATGTCCTTGCCCAAATGGCTTTTTCTTTTTACGCCAAAGGCACATCACCGATTACAGCACTTCCATTTATGTATGAAAAAAGCGAGCTGGAGCCTATTTTCATTCTGGCCCAGCGTAAGCCAAAAGAGTAG
- a CDS encoding DNA translocase FtsK — protein sequence MGFNFQKWIGEVKGLFSVDDEGIEPKKTTSEPKGKSAKPSFRKNTNSLPLNKGEEAKIIHQYPKTGAFRFPVVKDDEPLGKDVHNDQSEKKRPSTKSRRVSHEENQQTKSTGKKPVKREQKIQQPEPDAKSKKLFQGTISNHSKTPEGKTKFGGRDFSVRQIPSPIFGFGEREEETLQKYREDVLNEFLRLEGLEPKDTRKESIEEMEKETGLDHETISNVLTEAEQAEIIDSEEPGPRGTNSLESEEEIIEEPSLKQPGATEENDEVYEDKMTASHSGEEPESAEQDTSRLITEEVAEKPEEDIHEGTFTTPSEDIGHDQSVERDMSAETPVTVNEDNQNNAPSGSSAGVVQAERDNQPVLDEDEDIHEEPMENTDFPSSDDFSRETTDDYTSEAAASVEVIEQKPIEQAPQTQRAVAEKPAKKEQRTNQPSQVPFNVLMFQRDRVKHERKEKQNRGKGGLPELHLLEVPPKRSEEDDQELTAQSTLLNQTLEYFNVRAKVVNVTRGPSVTRFEVHPEPGVKVSKITNLQDDIKLSLAAKDIRMEAPIPGKNTIGIEVPNRKSDPVFLRDILKSRSYIQSESPLTAALGVDIAGQPIVTDLQKMPHGLIAGATGSGKSVCVNAILLSLLYKASPKDVRFLLIDPKMVELAPYNGIPHLAAPVITDSKEATQALKWAVEEMERRYERFAETGSRDLTRYNKKMREQGKEGQVFPYLVVVVDELADLMMVSPQDVEEAICRIAQKARACGIHLLVATQRPSVDVITGLIKANIPTRIAFSVSAQTDSRTILDASGAEKLLGRGDMLFLGNGESKSVRLQGAFVSDDEIERVTEHVKKSGPPRFLFEREELQAQEAHDADDPMFEEVCRFIIDQQAASSSLLQRRFRMGFNRAARLIDMLEERGIISPSKGSKPRDVYLTHEELDENFVEKG from the coding sequence ATGGGATTTAATTTCCAAAAGTGGATCGGCGAAGTAAAAGGACTCTTTTCAGTAGATGATGAAGGAATTGAGCCGAAGAAGACAACTTCTGAGCCGAAAGGGAAAAGTGCAAAGCCGTCGTTCAGGAAAAATACAAATTCACTCCCCTTGAATAAAGGGGAAGAAGCTAAAATAATACACCAGTATCCTAAGACCGGAGCATTCCGGTTCCCTGTAGTAAAAGATGATGAACCTCTCGGGAAAGATGTACATAACGATCAGTCAGAAAAGAAAAGGCCCTCAACAAAAAGCCGGCGCGTAAGTCATGAGGAAAATCAACAAACGAAAAGTACCGGGAAAAAACCGGTTAAGCGGGAACAAAAAATACAACAGCCCGAACCGGACGCAAAAAGCAAAAAGTTGTTTCAGGGAACAATTTCAAACCATTCAAAAACGCCGGAAGGAAAAACAAAGTTTGGCGGCCGGGACTTCTCGGTAAGACAGATTCCCTCTCCAATATTCGGTTTTGGGGAGCGGGAGGAAGAAACACTTCAAAAGTATCGTGAAGATGTGTTAAATGAGTTTTTGCGTCTGGAAGGCCTTGAGCCAAAGGATACGAGAAAAGAGAGCATTGAAGAAATGGAAAAGGAAACCGGCCTTGATCATGAAACGATTTCTAATGTTCTTACAGAAGCAGAACAAGCAGAAATCATTGACTCAGAAGAGCCGGGCCCAAGAGGAACAAATTCACTTGAGTCAGAAGAAGAGATCATTGAAGAGCCCTCGTTAAAACAACCTGGAGCAACTGAGGAAAATGATGAAGTATATGAAGATAAAATGACCGCAAGTCATTCAGGTGAAGAGCCGGAATCAGCAGAACAGGACACTTCCCGCCTGATAACAGAAGAAGTCGCTGAAAAACCGGAAGAAGACATCCACGAAGGTACCTTCACCACCCCTTCAGAGGACATCGGTCATGATCAATCAGTAGAGCGGGACATGAGTGCAGAGACGCCCGTCACAGTTAATGAAGATAATCAGAACAATGCGCCAAGTGGTTCTTCAGCAGGTGTCGTTCAGGCTGAACGGGATAATCAACCCGTGCTGGATGAGGATGAAGACATACATGAAGAGCCCATGGAGAATACCGACTTTCCTTCTTCAGACGATTTCAGCCGGGAAACAACGGATGATTACACTTCAGAGGCAGCTGCTTCAGTTGAAGTGATAGAACAGAAGCCTATAGAGCAGGCTCCACAAACACAGCGCGCAGTTGCAGAAAAGCCGGCCAAAAAAGAACAACGGACTAACCAGCCTTCTCAAGTTCCATTTAATGTTCTTATGTTTCAACGTGACAGAGTGAAGCACGAGCGAAAAGAGAAGCAGAATCGAGGCAAGGGCGGACTTCCTGAGCTTCATCTTCTTGAAGTACCGCCTAAACGGAGTGAAGAGGACGACCAGGAACTCACGGCACAGTCCACCCTTCTTAACCAGACGCTTGAATATTTCAATGTCCGTGCCAAAGTTGTAAATGTTACACGGGGACCTTCCGTCACCCGTTTTGAAGTCCATCCTGAGCCTGGGGTGAAAGTAAGTAAAATTACAAACCTCCAGGATGACATTAAATTAAGCCTGGCAGCAAAGGATATACGTATGGAAGCACCGATACCCGGGAAGAACACAATCGGCATAGAAGTGCCGAACCGAAAGTCCGATCCGGTTTTTTTACGTGATATTTTGAAAAGTCGTTCGTATATTCAAAGTGAGTCCCCTTTAACTGCGGCTCTCGGTGTCGACATCGCCGGGCAGCCGATCGTAACAGATCTGCAGAAAATGCCGCACGGGCTTATCGCGGGTGCTACTGGTTCCGGTAAAAGTGTGTGTGTAAATGCCATACTTCTCAGCCTGTTGTACAAAGCCTCCCCTAAAGATGTACGCTTTTTGCTGATCGATCCGAAAATGGTGGAGCTCGCTCCTTATAACGGTATTCCTCATCTTGCTGCTCCGGTTATAACGGATTCGAAGGAAGCGACACAGGCCCTGAAATGGGCGGTAGAAGAAATGGAGCGCCGCTATGAGCGCTTTGCAGAAACAGGCTCACGGGATTTAACGCGCTATAATAAAAAAATGAGGGAACAGGGGAAAGAAGGTCAGGTTTTTCCTTACCTCGTCGTTGTAGTAGATGAGCTGGCTGACCTGATGATGGTTTCCCCGCAGGATGTAGAAGAAGCAATCTGCAGGATTGCCCAAAAAGCAAGAGCCTGCGGTATTCACCTTCTTGTGGCTACCCAGCGTCCTTCTGTAGATGTAATCACGGGTCTTATTAAAGCCAACATCCCGACAAGAATTGCGTTCTCTGTATCCGCACAGACTGATTCAAGAACAATACTGGATGCCTCAGGAGCCGAAAAGTTACTTGGAAGAGGAGATATGCTATTCTTAGGGAACGGTGAATCCAAATCCGTTCGTCTCCAGGGAGCCTTTGTATCGGACGATGAGATTGAGCGTGTAACAGAGCATGTGAAGAAAAGTGGTCCGCCACGTTTCTTATTTGAAAGAGAAGAACTTCAGGCACAGGAGGCCCATGATGCTGATGATCCGATGTTTGAAGAGGTGTGCCGGTTTATTATCGATCAGCAGGCAGCATCTTCTTCACTCCTTCAGCGCCGCTTCAGAATGGGATTCAACCGGGCAGCACGACTGATTGATATGCTTGAAGAGCGGGGAATTATTTCACCATCAAAAGGCAGTAAGCCCCGCGATGTATACCTGACTCATGAAGAGCTGGATGAAAATTTTGTAGAAAAAGGGTAA
- a CDS encoding YtoQ family protein, which yields MELTVYLAGQIHDNWREEVKSKAKDLQLPLNFVGPMENHSRSDDIGEEILGEQPDAIYKDDRASDFNNLRTQVLMGKSDIVIALFGEKYKQWNSAMDASAAIAQNKPLIIVRPKDLHHPLKELSNKANVTVENVDQALQAIQYIFDTE from the coding sequence ATGGAATTAACCGTTTATCTGGCAGGACAAATTCATGACAACTGGCGTGAGGAAGTAAAGAGCAAAGCAAAAGACCTTCAGCTTCCATTAAACTTTGTCGGACCGATGGAAAACCACTCAAGGTCTGATGATATCGGTGAAGAAATTCTTGGGGAGCAGCCTGATGCGATTTACAAGGACGACCGGGCTTCAGACTTCAACAACCTGCGTACCCAGGTCCTCATGGGAAAATCAGATATTGTTATTGCCCTTTTTGGTGAAAAGTACAAGCAGTGGAACAGCGCAATGGATGCATCTGCAGCCATCGCTCAAAACAAACCGCTTATAATCGTTCGTCCAAAGGACCTGCACCACCCGTTAAAAGAACTCTCAAACAAAGCGAACGTGACTGTCGAAAACGTCGATCAGGCACTTCAGGCGATTCAGTACATTTTTGACACGGAATAA
- a CDS encoding DUF84 family protein, with amino-acid sequence MHTVVVGSKNPAKINAVREVFKDDFAVTGKEAPSAVSDQPVSDEETRTGAINRARYLVEKGAEIGIGLEGGVIDTEEEMLLCNWGSLATRSGDIYVAGGARIPLPEEIAAKVRNGEELGKVIDEYANQTDVRKGEGTIGILTRGMVSRSEMFSHVVKLLYGQFLYNEDFF; translated from the coding sequence ATGCACACAGTGGTTGTCGGATCAAAAAATCCGGCCAAAATCAATGCAGTTAGAGAAGTTTTTAAGGACGACTTTGCAGTTACGGGCAAAGAAGCACCGTCTGCCGTTTCAGACCAGCCTGTTTCAGATGAAGAGACAAGGACCGGTGCCATAAACAGAGCGAGGTATTTAGTTGAAAAGGGAGCTGAGATTGGAATCGGCCTTGAAGGCGGCGTTATTGATACGGAAGAAGAAATGCTGCTGTGTAACTGGGGATCCCTGGCTACAAGGTCAGGCGATATATATGTAGCAGGTGGTGCACGTATCCCGCTTCCTGAAGAAATCGCGGCTAAAGTCCGCAACGGTGAAGAACTCGGGAAGGTCATCGACGAGTATGCCAATCAGACGGACGTTAGAAAAGGGGAAGGAACGATCGGGATTTTGACCCGGGGGATGGTTTCCCGGTCCGAAATGTTCAGTCACGTTGTGAAGCTTCTGTATGGACAGTTTTTATATAACGAAGATTTTTTTTGA
- a CDS encoding thioredoxin family protein, translating to MISIQTVDQFEQVKEEDGAVIMFTAGWCPDCVVIEPEVPAIEEKFSDLSFYKMDRDTFIEQCQELEIFGIPSFLLFKNGREADRFVSKDRKTREEIERFIEEAMEK from the coding sequence ATGATTTCCATTCAGACGGTTGACCAATTTGAACAAGTAAAGGAAGAAGACGGGGCAGTGATTATGTTTACGGCTGGCTGGTGCCCGGACTGTGTTGTAATCGAGCCTGAAGTGCCGGCGATTGAGGAAAAGTTCTCCGATCTGTCTTTTTATAAAATGGACAGGGATACGTTTATCGAGCAGTGCCAGGAACTTGAAATTTTCGGTATCCCGAGCTTTCTCTTATTTAAAAACGGCCGGGAAGCAGACCGGTTTGTAAGTAAAGACCGTAAAACACGTGAGGAAATCGAGCGGTTTATTGAAGAAGCAATGGAAAAGTAA